CCCCTACATCGATTGGATCACGCTGCcgacaaatttgtactaagctcaagacacttattttgggacggagggagtagtacattaatTACCTTGTCAAGCCAGCTTTACGTCCAAGAGATTCGACCATGCTGCCGATCCTACCTTGAACTGCTTTCTCCAGGCTGTCAACATATATAGAAAGCCCATAGTTATTAGTTGTGTCAATTACCGTAATAGTTGTATCTTTTTGTACCTAGCTGGTTTAGGACCAAGACAGTCAATCCCAACAATTATACCTAGTATGGTGCTCATTGGCGATTCCAATGGGATGGGTTATTGGAACTGACAGGGGTAAATGGACACTTAAGACTGAGAAATTAATTAGGAAACTCACCTTTCTTAGAACAATGGGCAACTCTTTATCTTCGTTCTTCCAGTATGTACAGACATCCCTAACTTGGACACCTTCAGTCAAAATTCCATTCCACACAAAAATCTTGTCTTTGCACTGCATGTCTTCCGTTTCATTTTTCTTTGGGGTCCTTACCTTGATTGCTTGTGTGGACTGTGGTGGCAGGATCCCTGCACGCGGTTCCATTGTGTATGACGCAGAATTGGCTTCATGAGACCATGTACTGAAACCGACGATGTGATCTGTAACATTGACTATTTTAAGCAAGCGCAACATGGACACCCTCATGTTGGGAAGGAAGGTGAACGGGAGCTGTGGAGGATCAAACTGGATCAACTCGTCTGAGGTGCATAAGTTGCTTGTCTGCAAGAAAAGGAATGCGGCTGTTTCAATTCAAAAAGTCCAAGGATCTTGgatgaagaaaataaatataacaaatCGAAATGTGTGCGAGTagcatgatttttttttgaaatttcaaaacggAGGTAGTAGGACAAAAAAATGTTGGAACACTAACAAAGAAAGAAAAAGTTAACCGACACGAGCTCTGAAGGTAGGAGTGTACATATATCATGAGAACCTAGCTCGTGATTTCAGATGGGATCAATAGTAAATTGAGTTTTAACACATTCATTGCATAGCTACGGAACTTAATTACCTTGTTAGTACAAACAATTGGCAACTCCCTACCCACTGTGTATTTAGCACAACCATTGAGGTCGCTGGCTTTGGCACCTTCACTCACTAAGCAGCTCCATACGAGGAACTTATCATCTTGGCACTCACTAAGCAGCTCCTCCTTTTTCTTTGGTACCCTTTTTACAACCAGTCTTTGAGTGGACCGTGGTGGCATAACTCCACCCGCAGGTTTTATGGAGTAGCAGGCCACATTTGTTTTCAGGTTATATCCACCAAAACCAACATAGTAGTCTGTACTGTTGAGTATATTAACTGAAAACGCCAAGGGCTTGTTTGGCATCATCATCAAGGGGAGGCTGAGCTCAGGCGGCTCAAACTGGATCAGCTCGTTTGAGGTACATGCCGGGCTTGCCTGCCAAGAAACAACACAACCGTGCCCAAAGAAAATCATCATCAGTTCGCTTTTAATGATTTATTTAAATCGATCATTGTTGACCATACAAGAAAATACGTTGCATAATTAGGAACTCACCTTATTAACAATAAAGGGCAGTTTCTTACTCTCTTCCTCAACCATGTAACGAATGATGTCTCTGCTTTCCACACCTTCAGTCACAACACGGCTCCACACAAAGTAATCTTCTACGGGCTCCTCCGTCTCATCAATTATCCAATGTAGTATTTGTCTATTGGTGGATCGTGGTTGCAGGATTACATTCGATCCTGTACCTACCGATGCAGGTCTCTTGTCCCGTGCTGCATTCCTGCGGATGAAATATACATTGAAAGCAACGTAGAAATCTGTAGTGTTGACTACATTTACTATGAACTTCATTTCTTGTTTGGCAAGTGGGGCATGCAGAGCTCGGCGGGATCCAACTGGATCAGCTCATCTGAGGTTAATGAGCTTATCTGCAAAACAAAGACGACTTTCATGCAATGAGAAAACATCTTCGTCAATTCGTTTCTGCTGGAATAAATAAAGTTGGACTAGAAGTATATTGCCATCAGCAACAAAATATCATTTGTTTGTGATATATcaatcatgagagagagagagagagagagagagagagagagagagagagagagagagagagagagagagatggattcAGTGATCATTTGACTACTTAGGCCTTGTGAAGATAGTAACATATATTACTATTGATTTATGATACTTGCATTGTGGGTGGCCTGACGATCTGCCAAATATAGGCCAGGTTACTAAATATTTATTGGAAACATAGTCTAGTTTGAATAGTTAAGGGTATCGATTTTGACTTATGACGTGTTGTGGGGGTTAGGTTGGGCCCTTGGGGTTGGTGCTGGGTTTTACTACTGAACCAAATTGACAGGGGTAAAATTCTATCTTAGATGTGGTGAGGGGGTTGGAAGGTAGACAGGACCAGTGGCTTTATCTGGCCGGATCTGAAGCAAGTTGCAAGTGGTTTGACCGATGTGTGGGCATGAGGATCAGTTAGTCAGATCCGAGTGAAGACCAGGGATTAGAGCGATGCCTTGGCCGCGACAAGACCATAGTAGTTGGCTCTTCAACATGTCGGCCAGATTGTCTCGGGTTGTTTGTTGTGGCGGCAGAGTCCATGTAGTGATGGTGACAAGCGACAGGTGGTCTGTTCAGTGATCTTCCACGGCACCAACCATGCATATCTCCATCCATAGCTCTTCTCATAATCGGAGCTGCATTGCCTCCATTGCGTGTGGCTGATTGCTTGGCTGTGATCTTCATGACTTCGCGTGACCTTTGCCGTGTGGGCTTTGTCGATGGTTGTTTGTGGTGGAGTCAGAGTTGTTTGCTTTAGGAGAAATGATGACGATGATGTCAATGTGCTACCTTGATGATGTTGTTCTCAACCGTGTTGTACCTTATGTGTGTCGGATCATCGAACTGGGCCGTATTGGCGTTGAATCGGTTTTCGACCAGTTCTCCACTAATTAACCGACGAGTTTCTTATTCTTAATTAgtgaaatggcaaatcttttgtctTGTTTAAAATATCCACAAAACTAAATCTATATCACTACAATACTGAAAAGTTACTATTGCGATATTTGGCCATGTGTACTCAAAATATAGTTCTAAACAGTACAATAGCTATTAAAAAGAACACATTAGTTTGAGTTAGAAAACAGACTGTGATGCCATGTTGGCTAGTTTTTTTTCTATGGGCTTTGAAGTAGATCACTAGAGCTAAAAAAAAGATAGAAGTGTTGTTAGTTTGATGATGGTATCAACAAGAAAAACATTGTCTTTGAAATTTAGAATTTTCTATATAGCTAATTAGAAATATGCATGAAGTAATTATAAGAATTTACGTAATGTCGCAATTCTACTAGTTTAAACTGAAATTATAGTGAGAATTGCATGTTGGCAACCATATGCCATTTATTCATTGAAATCCACAGCACATGGTAGGATCTCACATATGTTTGTAATAAAATTAAAGCAGTAACTTAGTTATCTTTATGAAAAAAATAGTACAAAGTGTTTGTTCTGTCATCATGACAAGAATATTGAACATTTAGTTTTTATGGTAAAAGTTTGCGTGTTCTATATGATCAGTAAACGATGTGCCTTTATCCACCTCTGTTGTGTTGCAAATATCTTTGAGAGCTGGTTGCGAAGCATTGATTCCAAGAGTAGCATCCTCTTAGGGGTGGGAGTGGTTGCCATATTAGGGATGGATATGTAGAGTTGTTTCCATATTGtttctcctttttttgctcttagtTTCCGTTTGAACTAAATATAATCATGTTGAATTGAAGTTTTTAACGAATGTTGGATAATTTACCAAATTTTAGTGGGTCCCAGATATTATTCATTTCAAAATAAAAAACCATGGGAAAAGCACAGGTGGACTCTCTCGGTTTTAATAATAAACCAAGTAAATAATCATGAATTTCTCCTCAAGAAAAATAGTTAACTAACCTTGTCAAGAACAATGGGCAACTCTTTGCTCTCTTGTTCAGCCATGCAATCACTAAGCTCGCTGTCTTTGACACATTCAGATACAATGCCTGTCCACACAAAGTACTTTTCAGTGAGCTGCTTATATTTTAATGcatcttccttttcttctcttgttACCATAAGTTTTTGAGTGGATCGTGGCGGCAGGATTCCTCTCGGTGGCTCTGTGTGGTACCATGCCACATTTGTTGGCCTGCTATATGTATTGAAACCAACATTGTAATCTGTAAGGTTCACTACCTCAATTGAGGACAACACCTTCTTGTTTGGCAAAATGGGAAAGTGAAGTTCTGGTGGATCAAATTGGATcaactcctctgagatagatgaacTTGTCTGTTGAAAACAACATAGCATATGTATAAATTAGGCCGGGTAAAATATGCAATTAGATAACACAACGTGATTTTGATCACGAGGAAAAAAATGCAATAAAATGGATGTGTGCATCAATTGGTGCAATGGACAGCGTTTGTTCCGCTTTCCAAAACATAGCATAATAGTTGTATATATGTACCCAGGTTTGCAGTAAATACAGTCAAACATTAAGCATATGCTACTCCTGTTCAAGGAACTACTACCCATGTTCCTGAAAATAAGGCCGATAGTTCTTTTGAAGTCAAACAATTTAAAGTTTTACTTTGTTTTTAGAAATAAAACATTAATATGTACAATAGTTGTTGACAGTGTTTTCTTCTTCTGaaacttggtcaaattttacattatgtgatttttttagaaaacttATAGGCCTCCTTTTCAGAAACGGAGGTAGTTGTAAGCAAGTATGTAGTCATTGGCACCATATTTGGTTCAATATTCTTCACAACTACATATGGCTCTTCTTATCCTTCACGAATCTAATAGTGTTCTATTTTTGTTTGCCTCAATTTGTATTTTTTAAAATGGAGGCTAATCGAAATAAATATGCTCAAAAGTGTTCTAGTTGAGCCACAAGGAGCTCAGTAGAAAAAGCAAAAGTAAAAGGTATGGGAGCTGACATTGATGGGGAATTTAGCTCTTTTAATGCGGTCGAGAAGAAAAACACAAAGGTAAAAAAATAAGACATATTCATTACATATAGAGAACTCACCTGTGTAAGAACAATGGGCAAACCGGTACACTTTGTCTCGGACATGTTATCAATAACATCGCTGGCTTTCGTATCTTCAGTCACAATGCCGCTCCACACCAAAAACTTGCCGTTGCACTGTGTGTCTTCTAGTT
Above is a window of Triticum dicoccoides isolate Atlit2015 ecotype Zavitan chromosome 5B, WEW_v2.0, whole genome shotgun sequence DNA encoding:
- the LOC119310587 gene encoding uncharacterized protein LOC119310587, whose protein sequence is MKFIVNVVNTTDFYVAFNVYFIRRNAARDKRPASVGTGSNVILQPRSTNRQILHWIIDETEEPVEDYFVWSRVVTEGVESRDIIRYMVEEESKKLPFIVNKASPACTSNELIQFEPPELSLPLMMMPNKPLAFSVNILNSTDYYVGFGGYNLKTNVACYSIKPAGGVMPPRSTQRLVVKRVPKKKEELLSECQDDKFLVWSCLVSEGAKASDLNGCAKYTVGRELPIVCTNKTSNLCTSDELIQFDPPQLPFTFLPNMRVSMLRLLKIVNVTDHIVGFSTWSHEANSASYTMEPRAGILPPQSTQAIKVRTPKKNETEDMQCKDKIFVWNGILTEGVQVRDVCTYWKNEDKELPIVLRKPGESSSR